The genomic interval actaaaaaacTATATAGCATTGTCTTAAAATatcaaatacaaaaaaaaaataataaaaaaaaccaaatGAAACCAGTTTGTCTGAAAACTAAAAACTATAGAACATTGTTTGAAATCATTTCGCTTTGCGCTTTCCCTTTGGAATATCCTTCCCTTTGACATTTGCCTTATCCTTTGATTTCTTGCCCTTTTTCATCACTTCATCATCCGTTATATAACCACCAATTTGTTTCCTCTTAGCATGAATAAACAAGCTCACAGCAATATCATCTCTATATACGGCTACCAAATCAGACATGTTAGCTGGAATGTCATGAATTTTCCCACGAATGAAAAATTCAGCAAATTTAATGACAAACACTCCACAGTCACtgcaataaaacaaaaaaaaaaatccagtaaaaaaaccagtttctgtccaaacaaaacaaaacctgACAGAAAATATAAACAGAACCAAacataaaaactagtttcaattaaaaaaatatatgatgaaAAGAGGCAGAATTACCTATTGACTTGACTTGGAAGACCATCTATGAACTTGAAATTCAAAGGCTCTCTTTTCCCAACGGAATATGGACCTTGATCCAAATTAAGATCCGGCCTAGAAGAATACACATCAAGATACTCCAAATAAAACGGCAGCATAGAAGAATAAGCTTTGACATGATCCAAAGCGCGTTTCTTGTTGACAGCACCAGACATGGAGTTATATATGTTCAACATCCTCTCCTTGATGTCAAAATGGACCAATATCCAATGTTTGTGCTTTTGAATATTGACATACATAAGAACATGGTCAGTAAGCACCCAAGGAGTATTACAAAACAAATACTCACCAACCATGTATCTAGGAATGACATTATCAAAGTCAATCCTAGAAGGATTAGAACccgatttcaaaaattgattgtACGAATTCCACATGACTTGATCAAATAAACAATCAGTAGTGGTAATCCTCTGTTCCAAAATATTGTCTTGCTTAATCTTTTTCCTGAGGTAATAGAACACCACATCCAAATGCTACAGAAATGCAATAAACACATCATCAGAAACCGGTTTTTGACCATAAACATAGACTCAAATATCATAGacatagaaaataataaaaagaaaccagtttcttacaCTGTCACGCAGAAAAACACCACAAGCATGAAGCTCGTAGAACCACATCTTCTCGGAAATTTCAATGAAAGAAAAATCCATCGGTGGATATAAGATGTTGTCCGCATCGGAGTACTTCTTCACACTGACAACACAAAAAAcaacaaacacaaaaaaaaaacgtcaatcacatatacaaaaaaatacacaaaaacaaatataaataatataaatataaataaaaaaaaatactaacccCCTATTCATGACAATGTTCTCATCAATAAATTTGGAAAACTTAATGCACTGCTCAGCACTAGTATTAAAACCAATTTCATCTTTAAAAGGATTGATTCCATGCACAATAAATTTATCATCTTCCACAATCCTCATTAAGTCTTCCTTCGAAGATGACGAAGACCCAAAGTCCACAACATATGGCGACAGAACAACAGAGCTTGGTTTGGGCTGCCTCTTTTGAACCTCCGGAGACAAATACGATTCATCGTACAAAACCAAACTCAACTTATCACTATCATCATCAAACGAAACATCATCTGTCTTCAAAGCACTCTTAACAGTGCTATCAACCACACCCTTAAGAAAATCAGGATCGATAAacatattttcaaaattcaaagtctCCTTTTCCTCCtacaaaattgaataaaaaatatttagaacGAACATTAACATCCAAACAATGCAAAACATAATGTGAAAAAGCTTGTACCTCAGCTTGAACAGAATGAACGGACAACTGTAACGCACCACCATCATCCGTTATATCCTGATAGTATGCCTGAACcataaattaattgaaacaagattttaacataaatatagaaactGGTTTCCTACAGAAAATAACACAGAAACATGGATAGAAACAAAGACCATAAACCGGTTCCTGCAGAAACCTGTTTTCACTAAAAGTCAAAAATCATGACATAACACATCCAACACAGAAAACTACATTAAACAAGAtgatgaaaaaatataaaaaaaaaaaccaagaacAACATAAATCAAGAAACTGGTTATTTAGAATAAAACACTGAAACATACACCTAAACCCCACCAATAAACCAgtgccaacaaaaaaaaaaacgttttTCAAAACAGAAACCTGTTTCAAAAAACtgtgtaaaataatataaaaagacATTCAATACAGAAACT from Cannabis sativa cultivar Pink pepper isolate KNU-18-1 chromosome 4, ASM2916894v1, whole genome shotgun sequence carries:
- the LOC115716065 gene encoding uncharacterized protein LOC115716065 is translated as MFIISYVHAFYVYNIQVSHGKLDQICAEITSIKECQQQIKDGISSLRIEFLSEFAKLAEIIKGLKKKENDGTSKDSEFFSSPIREAYYQDITDDGGALQLSVHSVQAEEEKETLNFENMFIDPDFLKGVVDSTVKSALKTDDVSFDDDSDKLSLVLYDESYLSPEVQKRQPKPSSVVLSPYVVDFGSSSSSKEDLMRIVEDDKFIVHGINPFKDEIGFNTSAEQCIKFSKFIDENIVMNRGVKKYSDADNILYPPMDFSFIEISEKMWFYELHACGVFLRDSHLDVVFYYLRKKIKQDNILEQRITTTDCLFDQVMWNSYNQFLKSGSNPSRIDFDNVIPRYMVGEYLFCNTPWVLTDHVLMYVNIQKHKHWILVHFDIKERMLNIYNSMSGAVNKKRALDHVKAYSSMLPFYLEYLDVYSSRPDLNLDQGPYSVGKREPLNFKFIDGLPSQVNSDCGVFVIKFAEFFIRGKIHDIPANMSDLVAVYRDDIAVSLFIHAKRKQIGGYITDDEVMKKGKKSKDKANVKGKDIPKGKRKAK